Below is a genomic region from Triticum dicoccoides isolate Atlit2015 ecotype Zavitan chromosome 5A, WEW_v2.0, whole genome shotgun sequence.
ggagagcagacctagcaacctccattacaaaggaagttgcgttacacggtccaacccggcgcgcgccgctcagtcgctgacatcacaaaggcttcggctgataccatgacgtcaagtgcccataactgtccccgcgtagatggttagtgcgtataggccagtagccagactcagatcaaataccaagatctcgttaagcgtgttattttgatataaccacggacgccgaccaaggccaggcccacctctctcctaggtggtctcaacccgccctgtcgctccgccacaaagtaatagttggggcccttcgggaactcaggcccacctctaccgggatggagccacctgccccttcagcccccaacatcggaatcactcgcgggcaCTCCTACGAGCCGtcccgactttaatcaccacctgtatagcatgtatatatgtataagtatatacccgtgatcacttcccgagtgatcacggcccgatagtatagcatggcagacggataagaaggtagggccacggatgataaactagcatcctatactaagcattaggattgcaggtaaaggtaacaacagtagtagcaaggacaggctatgcatcaggataggattaacgaaaagcagtaacatgttaaactactctaatgcaagcagtagagagtagagtaggcgatatctggtgatcaaggggggggcttgcctggttgctctggcaagagagaggggtcgtcaacaccgtagtcgtactgggtagcagtggcgtcggtctcggtgtctagcgagagaagagggggaagaaacaataaatataatgcaaacaaatgcatgacgatgcatgacatgacaaagcgtgatgctaggtgtgccctaacgcggtatgaggtggtaccggtgtagggggaaaacatccgggaaagtattcccggtgtttcacgtttttgggcagatgaaccggagcgggaaagttacgtgtttgctatgttagggatgtgtggcggacgaacgggctatgtATTCgggttcatctcgtcgttctgagcaactttcatgttgaaaataatttaatctgagttacggattaaaagatgtgattttctaaagatttttattaatttctggaatttaattaattatttaatttaattcgaaattggatttatgacatcagcatgatgtcatgctgacatcagcagtcaacaggggctgactgggtcaaactgatgtgtgggtccactgggacccacctgtcatactatgttaggttaattagggtttagttaattgattaggttaatatataatcaggattaattagtttaattaattctttaattaattaattaagattaattaagttaattaattttatttattatttttttaattccctttttttaAAACGTTATGGGGTCGGGCCCCATTTGTCATTGGGCCAGGGGAGCCCTAGCGGGCGAACGAGCACGGGTCTCGGGCGCGGTTGCAGACACCCGATGGGGCGAGCCCGGGCGCGGCCAGCGGCACGGCGCCGGTGAGGCAAAGCGCGCCGCGGCGGGGGGTGGCGGACGGCACAGGGAGCAGAGCGAGACGGGCGACGGCCGACGACGCAGAGGGGCACGGCTGTGCAGCAGTAGCAGCCGCCGCTGCAGCCGCAACAGCAGCGCAATGCATGAGCAGCAGCAGGGGGTAGGCAGGGCGGCGTCGAGCGCGCGCGCATGGCGAGGGAGGGCNNNNNNNNNNNNNNNNNNNNNNNNNNNNNNNNNNNNNNNNNNNNNNNNNNNNNNNNNNNNNNNNNNNNNNNNNNNNNNNNNNNNNNNNNNNNNNNNNNNNNNNNNNNNNNNNNNNNNNNNNNNNNNNNNNNNNNNNNNNNNNNNNNNNNNNNNNNNNNNNNNNNNNNNNNNNNNNNNNNNNNNNNNNNNNNNNNNNNNNNNNNNNNNNNNNNNNNNNNNNNNNNNNNNNNNNNNNNNNNNNNNNNNNNNNNNNNNNNNNNNNNNNNNNNNNNNNNNNNNNNNNNNNNNNNNNNNNNNNNNNNNNNNNNNNNNNNNNNNNNNNNNNNNNNNNNNNNNNNNNNNNNNNNNNNNNNNNNNNNNNNNNNNNNNNNNNNNNNNNNNNNNNNNNNNNNNNNNNNNNNNNNNNNNNNNNNNNNNNNNNNNNNNNNNNNNNNNNGCGGGCATGCGCAGGCGAGGGGAGCGCGCGCTGCGGGtgaaggcagaggaggaggagggcctcACAGGGGGTGTAGGGCACGCGGCAGTGGGGGACGAGGAGGGTGACGGGGACGATTCGGcgaggcggcgacgacggggaggcAGTCCGGGCGAGGTCGTGTCGCCGACGGGCGCTGGCAGACCGGGGCGGCATCGATCCAGGCGGCGGGGTCGTCGGGGGCGAGGGCGACCGtctcctccctcgatcccgatccagtcgtggagagagggggagagatattTTTACGGGAGGGAGTGGGGGTGTCGGTGGAGTAGTGGGGGATAAAGAGTGGAGTTGGGTGGCTGGCTGGGCCGGGTGGGTTGGCCTAGTTGGGCCTGTCGTGAGTTGGGCCGAAGCCCCGGGGGGTTTCTCTTATAtttttttttgtcttttgtttttttgttttcttttctttttatttattttcttttcatagTTTTATTTAATTTCCATAATATTTTAGTTTAGTTAAAATACAAAAGTATTTTATAAGTTAGTATCAGTATTTATGCCACTTCCACAAAATAACCTGgcacaaaataaattagtttagagtTTTTTTATAAATTAAAAGGCATTTATATATTTGCCTTTAGCCATTGTTTTATTCTTAAAGGGCATTTTAAAAACTTTATAAAAGTGTTGGGTCACCACCATGTTTAGTTATGGAATATTTGTCACACTTTAAACAATTTATTTTGCATGTTTGaaaaatttgaattttggactttaatttgaatttgaattgaatTAAGATTTGGATCAAGCGAGGATTAGCAACAGCAATATGATGACAAGTCACCCTTAACAGAGGATTACTACAGCTTAATTACGCGGGCATCACATGTTCCTTTTCTATTGCAATATGGGTCTGGTAGTCTCGGAGATATGCTAATTGGAACATGCGTCCCATCAATTGCCCTGATACAATCCTTCATAAAGACAAGAAATACTGATAAAAAATACTTAACAATATTTACAAATTATATTAAGAACAACAAGATACAAGATGCATACCTTAAAGTATGGCATAAATTTAGGGTTGCTTGAAACCTTTAAAGGAACATTAATTGGTGGCACATGTATGAGTTGTCGAGATAACGACGTGATAGTACTTTATAGCACTTTATTGAAATACATACTTATCGTTTGACCACTGTGTTGAAATCGCCCTTGTAGAGTACGGTTGCTTGCATTCGCCGAAAGGGTATATAAGAATATTGCGACTTGTTCTTTCATGGAGACAAGCCTCTCATCTTGTAGAAGTTGTCTCTCTCGGAAGCACTTAACCAAATTATGGGATACATATTTTTCTATCCGAAAATCTCTTTTACATTTCAATTCATGACCCTCCAAAACTTCTCTCACATACTTATGTCCCGTAAAGATGGAAGTGTGAATATGTTGGCGATTGCTTGAACCTCTCTCGCCTTTGTATAGGGCTTCGATGATGGCCAACTCATCATCTTTTCGGTGTTTACGCTTCAAAAAAAAACCCACATTGATGGAGCAACTAGAAGGACTTACAGAGGATAAAGACAATGCTAATATCAAGTCCGCGTGATTCCAGTCTTGGTGCAGCTCTTTGTGCCCCTCAATAGTGACGAATGACTAGCCAACTATGCCACGTGGTGGGTCGCCACCTCTACGTGTAGCTCCGCTGTGCCTCAATGGTGACGCAAAGAAGGCCAAGCCTCTCCGTCTGTGTGTAGGTTCACCACCAGATGAGTCACAGATGACGTCGTGCCTTGGCTGGTCTTTTTTGTATACATAAGCTACCCGTTCGGTTGTTATGCACGCTGATGGTCAGGGATATCCAGCTAGATAGCTACAAAAGCTCAACAGAACTCGTAGTATTCAAACGGCCGGCTGTTTGCACTGCAAACGACTAGGTAGCGTGTTTGAACGCAACGGCTAGGCAACAATACTGTGTTTTGCGGCAACAATCAAACAGGTCATAGTAATCTCAATACTTCAAGATACTTTGGTATGTCAAGACTGTGGTATCTTGTACCCACTGACAAAAATACTATGGTTTTTAATACTTCAGTTTTTTCTAATAATTTGCTACCAAACATAGCCTTGATCGACGATTCAAACAAAGAATTGAAAAATGGGTCGACGTTCCGATTTTATTATGCTTGAAGCAGTTTTCAGTTGGTCCAATCGGGATAGCAAAATCCTCAGTGTGAACCCGTTGGAGGTTATCGACATCAGTAGCTCCAGAGGCCGGCGGCCGCTCCGCCGTCGCCGCATTCTCCGTTTTCCCAGTACGTCGGCGTGGGCGGCGGCTCGAGGAGCATCCCCTGCGCAAAGCCTGCGTAGTACGCGTCCAGGTCCATTTCCCCGGACATGTCGAGCTCGAACATGTCGCTGCTCTGCGCAGAGAAAGTCGGCACCTGAAACACTTCGTCGGCATTGTCCACGGGCGACGGCAGGTACACGGGCGAGGTGGCCTCGTCGATGATGGGCACCACGGCGGCGGCCTCCAGGCACAGGAAAATCGCGACGGCCTCGATGGCCGCGCGTCGGATATCGGCCAAGTCGGAGAGCCACGGGGGCATGACGAGCAGCCACGCGGAGTCCGGGAAGTTGAGGCacgccgcggcggaggcggagtggCCGAGCAGCGCGAGCATGGTGGCGTCGTGCGCGCGCGTGGCCGACTCGGCGGCGACGTACGTCCCGAGCCAGAGCCGCTCGCCGCGCTTGCCGGGGACGCGCACCTCGCACACCCACCGCCCCGCACTGCCCCGGCGCCGCACGCCGCGGTACACCGGGTGGCGCGTCTCCTTGAACTTGGTGCGCCCCGCGGGCCgcttcgccgccggcgaccacacaaGCACCACCTCCCCGTGCTCGTGCCCGGACGTCGATGAGGAAGGGGAGCTGATCCAGCTGTCGATGGCCATGTCCATTGCTTGCTGCCGGAGTGCCGATTGCTTTTGGTGGAGCGCGATTGCCACTTGGGTACGTGTGGAGNNNNNNNNNNNNNNNNNNNNNNNNNNNNNNNNNNNNNNNNNNNNNNNNNNNNNNNNNNNNNNNNNNNNNNNNNNNNNNNNNNNNNNNNNNNNNNNNNNNNNNNNNNNNNNNNNNNNNNNNNNNNNNNNNNNNNNNNNNNNNNNNNNNNNNNNNNNNNNNNNNNNNNNNNNNNNNNNNNNNNNNNNNNNNNNNNNNNNNNNNNNNNNNNNNNNNNNNNNNNNNNNNNNNNNNNNNNNNNNNNNNNNNNNNNNNNNNNNNNNNNNNNNNNNNNNNNNNNNNNNNNNNNNNNNNNNNNNNNNNNNNNNNNNNNNNNNNNNNNNNNNNNNNNNNNNNNNNNNNNNNNN
It encodes:
- the LOC119297725 gene encoding dehydration-responsive element-binding protein 1H-like, giving the protein MDMAIDSWISSPSSSTSGHEHGEVVLVWSPAAKRPAGRTKFKETRHPVYRGVRRRGSAGRWVCEVRVPGKRGERLWLGTYVAAESATRAHDATMLALLGHSASAAACLNFPDSAWLLVMPPWLSDLADIRRAAIEAVAIFLCLEAAAVVPIIDEATSPVYLPSPVDNADEVFQVPTFSAQSSDMFELDMSGEMDLDAYYAGFAQGMLLEPPPTPTYWENGECGDGGAAAGLWSY